The genomic interval ACGAGACATGGAAAGTCCGAAGACCTTCTTATAAATATCTCAAAGTGTGGGGGTGTTTTGCTAAGGTAGCCGTTCCTGATCCTAAAATATGTACGATAGGACCGAAAACCTTTGATTGCTTATTTATTGGTTATGTTGTTAACAACAGTGCATATAAATTTCTTGTGCACAAATCAGAAAATTGCTGATATACATGTAAATACAACAATGGAGTCAAGGAATGCTGAGTTCTTtggaagtgtttttttttttttttgcaaagtTTCAAAAGAATCAAGTTCCTTGAAGAGAAGTTATGATGATGCTAACAATAATCATAACAAAGGAAATAAACAAAATGATATGAAAGTCTATATTAGATGGAGTAAGAGGGCAAAGACAACAAAGTCTTTTGGTCCTGATTTCTTAACGTAGTTATTAGAAAGTGAAGCCTCAAAGTTATAGGGAAGTTATGTCTTCTCCAGAAGCTCCATATTGGAAATAAGCCATTAATGGTGAAGTTGATTCCATCTTACATaatcacacttgggaattGGTAAATCTTCCTCCTGGAAATAAACCATTGGGATATAAGTGGAtttttaaaaagaaagatgaaaGCCGATGGATCAATTGATAAGTACAAAGCAAGACTTGTAGCAAAAGGAAGGCTCGgattattttgacacttattTGCCGGTTTCTCGAATTACATCTATTAGAATACTAATCGTTATTGATGCACTGCACAATCTCGAAATACATCAAATGGATGTTAAAACGACATTTCTAAATGGTGATTTAgaagagaaaatatatatagaacaacCAGAAGGATTTGTTCCTGGACAAGAGAAAAAAAGTATGTAGGCTTGTGAAATCTCTTTATGGTCTCAAGCAAGCCCTAAAATAGTGGCATAAAAAATTTGACAAtgtgatgctatcaaatggaTTTAAGATAAGTGAGTGTGATAGCTGCATTTACACAAAAAGTACTAAAAATGGATATGTCATGGTATGTCTATATGTAGATGACATGCTTATAATTGGCAGCAATAATATGATCAACGCTACCGAGAAGATCTTGACTAGTaaatttgacatgaaagatatCAAAGTTTAATATATAAAGTCGAAAGATAATTTAGCGGATCCGTTTGCAAAAGGTTTGACTAGAGAGCAAGTTTGTAAATCGTCAAGGAAAATGGGATTGAAGCCTATGAATTAAAAGTCTTCATGATGGACACCCAACCTAGTTGAATGGAGATCTCATGATCTAAGTTCAAAGGGACAACTAAATCGTGTTTGACACCATTCCTATGATGAAATAGTGCTAAGTGTGAATGATAAGTTTAGCTTTAATGATTCCTATGACTTGAATAATCAAGTGGAGTTTAGTGAGATACTCTAAAACGAAAGTCACCTATATCAATGTGAAATGAGGCAGTTTTCTGAGAATTTTGGGCTGAATTCTCCAAAGCATTGATGAATATCGGGTATTGTCCAAGGCCGAAATGGACACAACCGTAGAATCAGATGTGTTGGGAAGATATTATGTGATTACTATTGTCTTGGTTTACACAAACGGCTGAATAGTTCAAGACACCGTGTTCACTATTTAGCTAGTATACCCGATAGTATATTACTAAAGAAGGTTCAAAGCCAAAAGCTACCTATCTTGATGTAATGTCTTTCCAGCCATTCTCTCTCAAGTGTCTGCATTATTGattttcattcatgtgggggATTGTTGGtatatttaaattaaatttgaatgaaaattcaaataagataTCTTAAGTAACTGATCATCTTATCAAATGTTACAACCTTTCAAATGAAAAGCAATGTGGAGGTTATTCTGCCGAAGAAAATAACCTTTCAAAGAGATGTCTCAGACTTGTTAATATATACACAACGACCTCaccattaaatttttttttttgcattatCAAATCTTCTGCATTCATATTAGAGTTAAAGTGTTTGAGAGAGAAAAACACAATTTAAGTTCGCCTGTCCTCTAGATTGCAGTGCTTTCTTCTGGTGGATGTTTGATCGTCGTACCCCTGGGAGACGTTTGCAGATTGAGACCTTTAAGCACCAACGAGGAGGCAATTTCGTCTTAAGGAGATAGAACCAAGTTCTAGCCTCAATCCCTATTCGTAAAGGTTTTGTTTCCTattctgttttgattttctaagTTCTGCAATTACTCtctatattaatatatttgaaTATAGCAATTACTGAATTACTTTTCTAACACAGGCCACCCTCACAGCCTTGATCTTCACCGTTAACATCACAGTCAACCGGCTCTTGCTCTGACAAAGAATCAGATTACCAGTTTTAAGTTGAGTTATTCCTTCCATATCTGCCACCGCAGAGAACGCCCAACAACAACATGTAGCAGATTACACGAAGTTAGAATAGAAATGATTTTTAGTCCAAGAGGAGAGTAGAAGAGGCTGATCTCCATAAAAAATCATGAGAAGATTCATTACCACATTGGCCCTGGTCCATGATTGGTGTAACAACTCTTTTCTGTCTCCAGTCCATTGTTGCAGGCACAGTAgcattttcatatttgaaataaatggTCATTGTGGAACATTCATGACCCTTGAATTGATTTCTAGAGGCAATGAACTCTTCATTTGTAAGGTCTGCAAATCCATTGACACTAAGTTTGTAAGGTTTATTTGGTTCCTCATTGGATGATTCTATAAATGCTACATTTTCCTTGAATATCTTGAACCGCTTCTCCCTCCTTCTCATTAGTGTCGCTGTATACACGTCCATAACGAGTCATCCATTGCTCGTATCTCCCATACATTAATGCAGCTTGCAGACTGCGAGAAGTGGCTTCAAAAGCCCAATCCCCCAACATGAGGATCAGGGCAAAACAAATACATTTGTTCTGGTTGGTGAACTCCATCACAAGCTAAAATATGAtgcaactatatgaatgaaatgagaaaatatACAATGGAAGGGCCTACTCCTGAGTTTATATAGATAAAAAGAATAACATTGCTTATTATCTCCGTGCCTCAAAAGTTGATCTGCCATATTTGTGCCCCTTAAAAATGTCTTGATACCAACTCTGGCtattaaatataatttgatGTGAAGACAAATTACTAGCCAAATGATGTTATGAAGTTCATACAAAATTCTAGTGTTTTGTTTTACACGTGCAGAATTCAAAAAATCTCATTGAGGGGATAGCTATATCAACTATAAGGATTTTTATTCAAGGACCAAGATGCAAGAGATTAGTACAGCCTAAGTGCAGAAGCAACTGGTATGGGTATGTGTTTGCACCTGAATTTTTAGCCAAACAGTATGATGTCAAAtgtaaaagtttcaacatCACAGAATTTCGTTTGACAAATTAAAGATGATGAGTCGGAGTATGTCATGCATGGACAGTTTTCTGTGAAGTTCCATGTCTATTGCGTCGGGTTGCTAGGTTCTGGGGATACTCAATGGAGCCTGTAATTCTTATGAATCCTACGATACTCAAAGTCTTGCTTGATGCATCAGAATTGTCTAGCCAACTGGCTAGTCCCGGCAAGTCCTAACTATGTCGGCAACAGCCAATAGAAAAGTATATGGTTTGTACAAAGGCTAGGTCACTATATATTGTCAAATGCAATGCGGCACTTGCAATAGAATCACAATCCTCAATTACCTCTCTCCTCGGAAAAGCACCAAACCAAGTACAAAGAAGCTAATTAAATCAAAAGTACTTGATGAGTACCAATATGCTCAAATGACATTGAATGATTAATTGATTATATTTCTGAtcgaagatttacaaatgaaTAGTTTACAAAAGAATCTTGAAGAATAATGTTCTTCTAGCTCTTAAGCAGAAGTAACAGATGTAACATCTTTGTTTGATCTATTGTACTTCATGTGGCTCTTAACCAGTTGTCCAGCTGCAATAGCTGACATGAGAGAAAGCTCTCCAGCAAGAACAGAACCAGCTACAACACTGGCCAATTGCCTTGCGTTTGCTCCTGGAGCTTCTCTGTTAGCACCCTTCACTCCAAGCAAATTCAAACAAGCAGACTGAGATGCAAGTTGTGTTCCTCCTCCTACGGTGCCGACCTCAATTGAAGGCATGGTCACTGAGACGTGAAGATCCTTTCCGTCATTTATGGCTTCCATCATGGTGATGCAATGAGAACTCTCAATGTTTTGAGCCGGGTCTTGACCAGTAGCTAGATAGACAGCTGAAACAATATTACTAGCATGCGCATTGAAACCACCAAGAGCACCAGCCATGGCGGAACCAGTGAGGTTCTTGAGCATGTTAAGTTCCACCAAGGCCGCCACATTGGTTTTCAACACCTTTGTCACTATGTCTCCCTTGATCACAGCCTCACACACAACAGATTTGCCACGGCCTTCAATCCAGTTCACAGCAGCAGGCTTCTTGTCCGAGCAGTAGTTACCGGAAATGCCAATGACATCCATGTCAGGAAAGTCATTCTGGAGGAAATCGAGGACGTTTTGCACACCTTTAGAGACCATGTTCATCCCCATAGCATCACCAGTGCTGCAGCAGAATCTCATGTAAAGGTTCTTCCCAGCAACTGCACACTTGACTgtctgaagtctaccaaatcTGCTCGATTTGTTGAAAACAATGGAGATAGTTTCATAATTGGCAGGATCTTCCATGAAGAACTTCAACTCAGCAGCTCTCTTAGCCGAGTTGAATCTCACAACAGGTGCCCTGGTCATTCCATCTTTCAAAAGCACACTGGTAGCTCCACCGGACAAGTTGATAGCTTTGCAGCCACGGTTAGTACTCGCCACCAAGCAGCCTTCAGTGGTGGCCATGGGGACAGAGAATTCTCTTCCATCAAGCATAATAGGCCCAGCAATCCCAACAGGAATGGTGATATACCCAACTGGCATCTCACAGCATTGCCCCAAGATCGACTCGTAATCAAATCCCTCCAAAGGCAAACCCTCAAGAGACTTGCCTGTAACTCTCTGCAGAGCCTCGCGCCTAATAGAAGCTGCCCTCTTGCAATCTCCGAGCCTTGATTCCAATGAGTACGAAGGAAAGGCTCCGGAAACGACAGCCTTGATGATCTCCTCATCCTCTGCAGTCGGCGGTAGCACCTCCGTCGCTGGCTTTTCATCAAACACCTTCTTCTGGGCTACTATTGGTGAAGCAATATGAGCCATTTTGGGAATTGAGCAATCAAGGGCCTCACCGCAAGGGACTTTGCGAGCGTCCTCCTTGAGAATAATCTCTTCCGCATCATCGTCGGCAGCCCAGATGTCATTACTGGGCTGGAGAATGAGTGACCGAACAAAATCGATGCCGAAGAAACCGAGGAGGTAGATGAAGGAAGCAACAAAAGCAAGAATAGCCACAATCTCTCCAAGACTAACGATGTGAAGAGGCGTATTAGTCCGGATCTTCTCACGCCAGCTGGTGAGCAGGAAGTAGACGACGGAGAAGAAGAGGGTGAAGAACACGGCATTGGTTAAGTAAAGAGGTAGAGGCAAGGCGTCTGAAGCCTTGACGGGTTCATCGTCGACAAACTTGACTTTCATTGTCATGGGCTCATCGTTGCTGGATTTCATCGCCGGTCGCCTTCCGATTTCCATCTTAGTGTTGGGTGCCGGAGTCAGGAGCAGAGACAAGAGAAAGGAGGGAGCTTTGGAGAAGTAAGAAAGAGTTTGTGTTGTGTTTGTGAGTTTGAATTGGAAAGAGTtcgtgtatgtatatataggtcAATAGGTGTCTTGGTCCTGCGTGGTGAGAAGTTACGTGGTAACTACACAgctctgttgttgttgttgttgtttttttttttttttcatttccaaGATACAGAACACACATTTAGGCTTGACAAGCGTGACGAACATAAGCATATAGATTTAAAGAGTCAAAGAAATACGCCAATAATTTAATTAGGTGGTTGTCTACTTGCTTCCTCTAATAATCAGTTAATCACGTACTTTGGATTCTGACCATGGAATGAAACGGAGTTAGTGGTCAACTTGATACCTTTCCTCTCTGTTTGGTGCCGTGGTAAGTCATTTCAGTTAGTGAGTGAGTTAATAAGCACTTTTTAAATTACCGTCAAattaattatcattattaaattACGATTATGAAGATCGAAACTATAACCAATTTTGCTGAAAGTGTTCAGATATAATATActcatatgaaattcaaatctgaaagatatatatgattaaaacTTGGTTCAAAAAGAGGTGAGCTTCATATTAAGAAACTCGATCAGCAATGGGCTTTAAATATACCTCTAGATATACCGAAGTAGTTTAAATTGCTCATGGTGCGTCTAGGATGGTAGGACGCTGGGCTACAATATTAAACTTTGCGCTAATAAGGAGAtaattgttattttggtgGACATATTGATATATAAATGGAGATCGGCCATAGTCCATAGAAGGGAGCTTCTATTCGTACATCTAAAAACGGTATTTAGACATTCTTACTCAGTAGATCTCAATTTTGCTTTTATAGATATCTAAAATACTATTTAGACCTCCAAAGTTTTTCTAAAATGCCcattatctaatttgttatatcaaatgatactactatctattaatttctttcctactctatttcaaattcatttattatatacaactcgaaaaatgcataataatcacacaacACTATCTTCTCGAATTAATTCGATAACTCTTCCAgtcgttttctaaattcataataatttgtaaattatatttttcattcattgatattAACGTCTGAATTGTTCTTTCAATCCAAATTTGGATCTTGGCGACTTTTGTTGGATTAATTGTTACACAACGAGAAGTGCTGGTTGTGGGTTTGGATGATGGCTCAACAGAGGCGGTTGTTGTTGACTTTGGGTGGTGGCAACAGTTTGACAACAAGTTTTTGGTCGATTAGCCTATGTTGATCTATGGTGGTGGGCCTGGGTTGGGGTCATTATAGGTGGGTTTAGGCTATTTGGCCCAAgtctattattttgttttcttaggTTTATTTTTGAGGTTTTTGTCGTTCCTCCCTCCTCATTGAGCAATGGTTTGGTTTTGTCAGTATGTAGGATTTGGTCGTGTCGTTGAGTGCATATGTTTATGGTACATGTTATATTCATGGGTTATTTAAATGTCGGTTTTTTCTAGGTGTCACTGTAATAGGAAGGTTTTCTTTGCAAATATGCGGGATGTTTTAGTATGTGATATTATTTGAGCGGTTCTTTTCTTGAGATTGGCGGTGAGTAGGCTATCGACTACTTCTAGACTCAGTTTCAATTGGTTCGGAATTGAGCATTCTTAGCTCATGTTTACTGCGTTTTGTGATAGTCATGTGACTAGCAGTGTTGGCCGGGCGGAGTGTGGGAAATCTAGTTCCACCACTGATTGTCCTATTTTGTAATCTTATtttggtgatatatatatatatatatatattcttttttctcaaaaaaatattgatATCTAAAATTTGGAATTATTTTGATAAGTCATTAGAATGaaacattcaataaaaaatttcattaaaagtCATTTATAAGGAAAAAGAtacaatttaaaagaaaattaattattgtCGATGAGAATAGAAATAAAATATCACACCTGAatagataattcatttcaaaTTTTGAGAGGGAATCAATTTCTaatcaaattatatttttttatttctattttaatATCAAATTACAACCAAACAATACCTAAATATGAAAACTGaaataaattcatttttaATAACATGATTTTCTATCAATCAAACGGAGTGTTGGATTAAATGTTTATATTACAATCATCACGGTAAACGACAACGAGTATGTTTTGAGCAACCATGCTAATAAGGATTAGCAGCACAGGGGCAATCGCACTAGGTGCACGTTCCTTCTTGTTATTAGAAAGACAACTTGGGTGTGGTCCACCTGGTCTTCGACAAGGGTCAGCTTCTCCAGGGTtgataaatttaatatttgatGTAGCTCCAGCCTCCATGGTTCATTGCCACCATGCTAATTAGTATCAGTGATTTCATGTTTGATACTCTATGATCTTTGGTTATGGTATACACAAACTATTGTATGTTGTTAAAGACCGATCCATCGCCAACTTATAAATTTTGCTTATATTTTTCAGTTTCAAGTGTGGAGTTCAAaaatttgtgtttgttttaaagttaatttgttatattttcatgATTCATCGATAAATGATGACAAGACTATCTTCTTAATTTGGCAAAAGTACAGTTACATGAcagaaatttaaaattttttattttcattatagACAAAAATTCTGTAATTAGTTAATTGTTTAAGAGTGTATACTGTAATGTCATGCGttcaaattatttaaatatgagtaattaattataaacaaatacagtaaaaaaatcaaataataaCATTAAAAAGATATACTACGTATAATATATATCAGGTGcgtataataatttttcaaaattacagatatataatccattaatCATACCTTAAGAGCAGTAGATAATGATTTAAGAGACTATCTGAAGCAGCTTCTTCACCACATGTGGAAAGAAAAGTCAATTTTAGTAAGATACGTAGCAAAATTTTAAAGGATTGCCCAGTGGCGTTTCCCCCAAAGTCCCAAGCATACCATGTACGTAGCTGCTTGCTGAGAATAGCAGTAAGCTCATTCCACATGCTTATGAAACTACCAAGAATCCAAGATGTTTCACAGAAGGCTCTCATTCTTATTTCTTCAGCTCCATAGAAATAAAAGTGGATTTGGATTCATTCCAACAACGGAATAGGATGAAGAATTCAGAGATTGATCAAGAAGACGATCTTTGAACAACTTTGAGTGCTGGGGAAGAGTGCTATGACTGTATTTCTTTGAAAATTATGTTACTTGgttaaacatgcatgcatctGGACACTTAGATCGATTGCCTCTTTGATCTTAGAAATTTCCAGTGTTATAATTTGAAGGAAATATTCGGGTAATAGAGTCTAGTACGTATCAATCAATTTCAGATCAAATGAATTGAATCGTCTGGGTCATATAATTATACCTACAGCTACAAGTGGGTGGATTCGttagaaaaaaatagaattaagtagaaatttcatttgataaaaaaagTAGAAATTTCATGCTTGAAGCCGATCATGCATATaagatttcatttttttaaaaaaccaTTGAATTCCATAAACGTACCAATTAACACCAAGAAAGATTGAAAAGTATTGTTGATCACCAGTTTATATGTGCATACACTTGTTCAATCATAGtgcataaaaaaaatcagagaCCTGACTTAATCATGGGGTGACTAGTACTTAAAACGTGCAAATGAATATCAAATGAACTAtataatagaacagaacggaTCAAGATTGGTTGAAACTTGAAGGATTGCAATATTGTACGTAGTTGTTGAGTACGACCCCGTTTCATGAATAACACTAATACATGCATTATGACTTAGGAGCACATCCCTTCTTACCTAATGCCTTGTGACTGTTTTGACATAAGGAAATTAACATCACCCTCAAAGAATTAGGGCTTTATCTTAGGCTTATcactaattatttttttttccactaAAATCATGATATACTATAGCTCACTAGGTCAATTACTTAAATAATCATATCTCATCAACTACGCTTGTCTTTAATTTTTCATATCTTTGTCAAAGTCCCGCGATTATAAACGCGCAAATTTtcaaaacattttaaaaaGTAAAGATGGTgtatataaaataaacataatatatatacataaaacaACAATTAATCACATATACATACATAACACTAACACGCTTACTGTAATTGAATTACATTATGCAGAAAAGAATTTTATGAACtagcattatatattttctataTCAGTAACTGAATTTTATGGACTTAGGTTGTTACATAAATATTACTGCACATTATATATTATCGGATTGATATTGTGTAGTAGAGTTTTGTTTAGGatttgaaattcaaatacaagaTATTAGGACAACGATAAATCAGATTAAGGTGGTTAGGCAGTTCCTTGATGGAAGGAACTGTTAACTAACTTCTAATAAGCAGTTAGAGAAAAtcactgcatatatatatatatatatatatatatatagtctctatctagagtgaagcttcactctgaaatttcagagtgaagttccaattttggcacactttcggtcaaattttttcaccataagcaattcaatatttagatatgctattcaagatcatctctacaaaatttcatctaatttggacatcgttaaggtattaaaattagattaaatcaatgaataaattaaaactgttcaacgtgaacagttcgtgtaaatatcaattttgaaagctcaaaccattgtcaaattggatgaaactttgtagagatgatcttgaatagcatacataaatattgaattgcttatggtgaaaaaatttgaccgaaaagtgtgccaaaattggaacttcactctgaaatttcaagtgaaacttcactctggataggaactatatatatatatatatatcattttgatCTATGCTAGAGCTCTTACGTTATTCTCATTTATTTTGTCCCATTAACAAAAGAGATATCAATGAGAGATTCTAGGAGAACATTGATAGATTACAACAACATCAATCAACCAAGTTAGTTTTCAGAAAATCTTATTTCACTTGATCTGATATCTGTCATAGtttaagaaataaatatagttttcATCTAAGTAGAACTTAACACTTACGCCTTATTGAAGGTCTAGTAAAATAACTCATTCTTacttttaattaatatttaatcaCTAATTAGTGCCTAATAGTTGCAGCTCTGAGTTCTGGTGGAGTAGATTTATCGGATATGGGTCGAGTCATAGAGGATTGTAAACGGTATCTTTTGGCGTTTCCTTCTTTTACGATAAGGCACACATACCGGGAAGCAAATAGTGTAGCAGATCGTCTAGCTCACTTTGCTTGTGGTGGTTATGTTGATAGTTTATAGTTTGA from Argentina anserina chromosome 2, drPotAnse1.1, whole genome shotgun sequence carries:
- the LOC126783785 gene encoding 3-hydroxy-3-methylglutaryl-coenzyme A reductase 2-like, which encodes MEIGRRPAMKSSNDEPMTMKVKFVDDEPVKASDALPLPLYLTNAVFFTLFFSVVYFLLTSWREKIRTNTPLHIVSLGEIVAILAFVASFIYLLGFFGIDFVRSLILQPSNDIWAADDDAEEIILKEDARKVPCGEALDCSIPKMAHIASPIVAQKKVFDEKPATEVLPPTAEDEEIIKAVVSGAFPSYSLESRLGDCKRAASIRREALQRVTGKSLEGLPLEGFDYESILGQCCEMPVGYITIPVGIAGPIMLDGREFSVPMATTEGCLVASTNRGCKAINLSGGATSVLLKDGMTRAPVVRFNSAKRAAELKFFMEDPANYETISIVFNKSSRFGRLQTVKCAVAGKNLYMRFCCSTGDAMGMNMVSKGVQNVLDFLQNDFPDMDVIGISGNYCSDKKPAAVNWIEGRGKSVVCEAVIKGDIVTKVLKTNVAALVELNMLKNLTGSAMAGALGGFNAHASNIVSAVYLATGQDPAQNIESSHCITMMEAINDGKDLHVSVTMPSIEVGTVGGGTQLASQSACLNLLGVKGANREAPGANARQLASVVAGSVLAGELSLMSAIAAGQLVKSHMKYNRSNKDVTSVTSA